In [Leptolyngbya] sp. PCC 7376, a genomic segment contains:
- the rimM gene encoding ribosome maturation factor RimM (Essential for efficient processing of 16S rRNA), whose product MTEQEWIVIGKVVAAQGLKGEIRVNPSTDFPERFEVAGQRWLRMPNQSPESVELERGRRVPGKNIFVVKFEHVVDRNHAETLRGAEILVRAGDRPELEEGEYHVSDLIGLNVLDVDTKEKLGIVSDIYSAGQDLLEVTDANKQKHLVPFVKEIVPVVDLVEQQLEVNAPPGLFGEAPQS is encoded by the coding sequence GTGACAGAGCAAGAGTGGATTGTAATCGGGAAAGTGGTCGCAGCTCAGGGCTTAAAAGGTGAGATTCGAGTGAATCCCAGCACTGATTTTCCAGAGCGGTTTGAAGTGGCGGGTCAACGGTGGCTCCGAATGCCGAATCAATCTCCTGAGTCCGTTGAGTTGGAGCGAGGCAGACGGGTTCCTGGAAAAAATATCTTTGTGGTTAAGTTTGAGCACGTCGTTGATCGCAATCACGCGGAAACGCTAAGAGGTGCAGAAATTTTGGTGCGGGCAGGCGATCGCCCAGAATTGGAAGAAGGTGAATACCATGTCAGTGATCTCATTGGTCTGAATGTCTTAGATGTGGACACAAAAGAAAAATTGGGAATTGTGAGTGATATCTACTCAGCAGGCCAAGATCTTTTAGAAGTCACCGATGCGAACAAACAAAAACATTTAGTGCCATTTGTGAAGGAAATTGTACCCGTTGTGGATCTTGTCGAACAGCAGCTAGAAGTCAATGCCCCTCCGGGATTGTTTGGTGAAGCTCCGCAGTCTTAG
- the lepB gene encoding signal peptidase I, protein MSDQEPQSPPSSTDKTESLGYRIWDNAKILGIALIIAVTVRWFIVEPRYIPSGSMLPTLQLGDRVVVEKVSYRFQPIEQGDIVVFRTPPQLELFGYDPHQAFIKRVIAEPGQTIAVHDGVVYLDDEPLEEGFIAAPPEYELQALTVPPNNFFVMGDNRNNSNDSHIWGFVPEQNVIGHAIARFWPLKRFGQLS, encoded by the coding sequence ATGAGCGATCAAGAGCCGCAGTCACCGCCAAGCTCAACAGACAAAACGGAGTCCCTTGGTTACCGAATTTGGGACAATGCCAAAATTCTTGGGATCGCTTTAATTATTGCTGTAACAGTGCGTTGGTTTATTGTTGAGCCGCGTTACATTCCTTCTGGTTCGATGTTGCCTACTTTGCAATTGGGTGATCGCGTCGTTGTAGAGAAGGTATCTTATCGCTTCCAGCCGATTGAACAAGGCGACATTGTCGTTTTCCGGACGCCACCACAATTAGAGCTATTCGGCTATGACCCACACCAGGCTTTTATTAAACGGGTGATTGCAGAGCCAGGACAGACGATTGCGGTACATGATGGTGTTGTTTATCTGGATGATGAGCCCCTTGAAGAAGGCTTTATCGCAGCACCGCCGGAGTATGAATTGCAGGCGCTAACAGTGCCACCCAATAACTTTTTTGTGATGGGTGATAATCGCAACAACAGCAATGATTCCCACATTTGGGGATTTGTGCCAGAGCAAAATGTGATCGGCCATGCGATCGCCCGTTTTTGGCCATTGAAGCGTTTTGGACAACTCTCCTAG
- a CDS encoding FAD-dependent oxidoreductase produces the protein MSENPSLPPISRRTALKLLGVGAVGSVAGYSRFATPQPTIHQQDTLDLPQHLSKGKKVVVVGGGLAGLASAYELSQRGFQVTLLEKAPQLGGKIASWKINVGEDEFMMEHGFHGFFPQYYNLKSLVEELSIKNNFQSLDFYSLVFKDPDAYRPEVFRPTNTAFPWNIVDLAISSPNRLQWGINLTNVKHLEVFHAITGFKIPRTFKNYDAITVAEWVNKDFPKGLYDLYFLPFAKSSLNAPDTLSAGELLQFFHFYFFGNPEGLAFNGTVDDMGTSLVQPIARAIEARGGQILTDVSVGNIHCENGQVQSLSYQKGDEQTDIPFWVQENTLIEDDSLAYYGAGDTMYAVNEETDEGISLTCTHQGCTVGRQPDGSFLCPCHGARYDKDGKRLSGPAQRDLATFEVQDKTSDEVQLVATNPSSDLEKATLEADYFVIAADVPGTRHLFTRMTGDRHTEATRRINTLAVSDPFAVGRFWFDRDFDWEHSWFTSLSGYALTDSITLYHRIQTQFKDWAAKTGGSVVELHAYCYKEKEFPTQADLLATFESELYEIVPDLKGATVLHRQLVNQKNFSGYPPNSYGDRPETQSEIPNLMYAGDWVKMPFPCGLMERATSSGLLAANQIIQKEGLSRRPILSVNPEGVFKI, from the coding sequence ATGAGCGAAAACCCTTCTCTTCCTCCTATTTCCAGACGTACAGCTTTAAAACTACTCGGAGTTGGTGCCGTTGGATCAGTTGCAGGATATTCTCGTTTCGCTACACCGCAACCCACTATTCATCAGCAGGATACCCTCGATTTACCCCAGCACCTCAGTAAGGGGAAAAAAGTCGTTGTTGTTGGTGGTGGCTTAGCTGGTCTTGCCTCTGCATATGAACTTAGTCAGCGGGGATTTCAGGTAACGCTCCTCGAAAAAGCACCTCAGTTAGGCGGTAAGATCGCGAGCTGGAAAATCAATGTTGGTGAAGATGAGTTCATGATGGAGCATGGTTTCCATGGCTTCTTCCCGCAGTATTACAACCTTAAAAGTTTGGTTGAAGAGCTCAGTATCAAAAATAATTTTCAGTCTCTCGATTTTTATTCCCTAGTCTTTAAAGATCCAGATGCTTATCGTCCCGAAGTTTTTCGCCCAACGAATACAGCCTTCCCTTGGAATATCGTTGATCTAGCCATCTCATCGCCAAATCGATTGCAATGGGGCATTAATCTCACCAACGTAAAACACCTTGAAGTTTTCCATGCGATTACAGGTTTTAAAATTCCCCGCACGTTTAAAAATTACGATGCGATTACCGTTGCCGAATGGGTGAATAAGGATTTTCCAAAAGGGCTTTATGATCTTTATTTTCTGCCTTTCGCAAAGTCTAGCCTCAATGCACCGGATACCCTGAGCGCTGGAGAATTACTGCAATTTTTCCACTTTTACTTTTTTGGAAATCCTGAAGGTCTTGCGTTTAATGGCACTGTGGACGATATGGGAACCAGTTTGGTGCAACCGATCGCCCGCGCTATTGAAGCTAGAGGTGGCCAAATTTTAACGGATGTATCGGTAGGAAATATTCACTGTGAAAATGGTCAAGTGCAATCCCTCAGCTATCAAAAGGGTGATGAGCAAACGGATATTCCATTTTGGGTACAGGAAAATACGCTGATTGAGGATGATAGCCTGGCTTATTATGGTGCTGGCGATACGATGTATGCGGTAAATGAGGAGACCGATGAGGGGATTTCTCTCACTTGTACTCATCAGGGTTGTACTGTCGGTCGGCAACCGGATGGGTCTTTCCTCTGTCCTTGTCATGGTGCGCGATATGACAAGGATGGTAAGCGGCTCAGTGGCCCAGCCCAAAGAGATTTAGCGACTTTTGAAGTACAAGATAAAACGTCAGATGAAGTGCAATTGGTGGCGACCAATCCAAGTTCTGATCTAGAAAAAGCAACTCTAGAGGCGGATTATTTTGTCATTGCCGCTGATGTGCCGGGGACTCGTCACTTATTTACGCGCATGACTGGCGATCGCCACACTGAGGCCACACGACGCATTAATACCCTTGCGGTGTCTGATCCGTTTGCAGTGGGACGTTTCTGGTTTGACCGTGACTTTGATTGGGAGCATAGTTGGTTTACGTCTCTGTCTGGCTATGCGCTCACGGACAGTATTACGCTGTACCATCGCATTCAGACGCAATTTAAAGACTGGGCGGCAAAGACTGGCGGCAGTGTTGTTGAGCTACATGCCTATTGCTACAAGGAAAAAGAGTTCCCGACACAAGCCGATCTTTTAGCGACGTTTGAAAGTGAACTATACGAAATTGTGCCTGATCTGAAAGGGGCAACAGTGTTACATCGTCAGTTGGTGAATCAAAAGAATTTCTCTGGTTATCCACCGAATAGTTATGGCGATCGCCCCGAAACTCAAAGTGAAATCCCGAACTTGATGTATGCAGGAGATTGGGTAAAGATGCCATTCCCTTGCGGTTTAATGGAGCGGGCAACCAGTAGCGGCTTACTTGCTGCGAACCAAATTATTCAGAAAGAAGGTTTGAGCCGTCGCCCGATTCTCTCCGTAAATCCAGAAGGGGTTTTTAAAATCTAA
- a CDS encoding class I SAM-dependent methyltransferase, protein MNKTLNLTPELYQYLLDNSLREHPVLTELRQFTATQRAANMQISPDQGQFMIWLLQLMGAKKTLDIGVFTGYSSLVAALAMPEDGKVVACDRNPDCTKIAREYWQKAGVAHKIELRLADALDTLDKLIANGEAGTFDFSFIDADKRNYINYFEKSLTLLRTGGVIAIDNVLWSGRVADPDDDDKRTPVIHEFNEALHHDKRVDLSLLAIADGLTLARKL, encoded by the coding sequence ATGAATAAAACCCTTAACCTCACGCCAGAACTGTATCAATATCTCCTCGATAATTCGCTGCGGGAGCATCCTGTCCTTACAGAGTTACGGCAATTTACTGCGACGCAGCGAGCTGCGAATATGCAAATTTCGCCGGATCAAGGGCAGTTTATGATTTGGCTCCTGCAATTGATGGGTGCAAAAAAGACCCTCGATATTGGGGTGTTTACTGGCTACAGCTCGTTAGTGGCGGCTTTAGCGATGCCAGAGGACGGCAAAGTTGTGGCCTGTGATCGCAATCCAGACTGTACAAAAATTGCCCGAGAATATTGGCAGAAGGCTGGGGTTGCCCACAAAATCGAGTTGCGCTTAGCGGATGCCCTGGACACTTTGGATAAGCTAATTGCAAACGGTGAAGCAGGAACGTTTGATTTTTCGTTTATTGATGCTGACAAACGTAATTACATTAACTACTTTGAAAAGTCTTTGACCCTATTGCGAACTGGTGGCGTGATTGCTATTGATAATGTTCTGTGGTCTGGACGAGTGGCAGATCCAGATGATGACGATAAGCGTACGCCTGTCATTCACGAGTTTAATGAGGCTCTCCACCATGACAAACGAGTTGACCTCAGTTTGTTGGCGATCGCCGATGGTTTGACCCTTGCCCGCAAACTTTAG
- a CDS encoding HlyD family efflux transporter periplasmic adaptor subunit — protein MTQSPADTNGKTAQQAPPPPVQEFDQPVVLRQSPVLSRAVIWIILIFTGVFVSWAYFARLEQVVSGAGRLEPKGDVKEVQAPVNGIVKAVEIEDGDKVKKGDLLLTFDSDAALANQQSLLEIQNSLRQENQLYRAIISDSADITALESLIIQLNVPAEVAALARNRLSLVGEAQVIRAQLGLNRGNLNGKQAARLNASLQEINSRLKASELELRQLQELAAQNKLQIGDRRTQLKTDREVLEDIRDRNRDSMAQAEESLQIDTEILETLEPLVADGAVAQLQLERQQQQVNDRTERMIDQRANGGIELQQQQQRVDSRIAEIDQLLKEQQRLQLDIRQARQELVNTSSASERNLREQLDNVEQRLALVDSELNKVIVENEKRLSEITAQLIQNEETLEYQEVIAPISGTVFDLKAGEGFVPRSGQAEPLLKIVPDDELVAEVFVTNSDIGFVRQRFDEELAGGDPVKVDVRIDTYAFNQYGDIDGEILSIGSDALPPDQIYPYYRFPIRIALDEQDLLGRPLQSGMSVNVNIKIREDRRVYSVFTDLFDRRVDDLKRSR, from the coding sequence ATGACCCAATCCCCAGCAGACACAAACGGTAAAACCGCTCAGCAAGCTCCGCCCCCACCAGTCCAAGAATTTGACCAACCGGTGGTTCTTCGGCAATCCCCAGTTCTCTCGCGGGCAGTGATCTGGATTATTCTCATCTTTACAGGCGTTTTTGTAAGTTGGGCATATTTTGCGAGGCTCGAACAAGTGGTCTCCGGGGCGGGCAGACTGGAACCCAAGGGCGACGTAAAGGAAGTGCAAGCGCCAGTTAATGGCATCGTCAAAGCCGTCGAGATCGAAGATGGTGACAAAGTTAAAAAAGGTGATCTGCTGCTAACCTTTGACTCTGATGCCGCCCTTGCCAACCAACAATCTCTCCTTGAAATCCAGAATTCTCTCCGTCAAGAGAACCAACTTTACCGCGCCATTATTAGCGATAGCGCAGACATAACAGCTCTCGAAAGTCTGATTATTCAGCTGAATGTGCCAGCCGAGGTTGCGGCTCTCGCACGTAATCGTTTGAGTCTTGTCGGTGAAGCCCAGGTGATTCGTGCGCAACTGGGCTTAAATAGAGGCAATCTCAACGGGAAACAAGCTGCTAGGTTAAATGCTTCTCTACAAGAAATTAATTCCCGGCTTAAAGCCTCGGAATTAGAGCTCCGACAACTTCAAGAATTAGCTGCCCAAAATAAACTACAGATCGGCGATCGCCGCACCCAACTGAAAACGGATCGCGAAGTACTCGAAGATATCCGCGATCGTAACCGAGACTCGATGGCACAAGCAGAAGAAAGCCTACAGATTGACACCGAGATTTTGGAGACTCTCGAGCCTCTCGTCGCAGATGGTGCAGTAGCTCAATTGCAGTTGGAACGGCAACAACAGCAGGTGAATGACCGTACCGAACGGATGATTGACCAAAGAGCGAATGGTGGTATCGAATTACAGCAACAGCAACAGCGAGTCGATAGCCGCATTGCCGAAATCGATCAACTTCTCAAAGAACAACAGCGATTACAACTTGATATTCGTCAGGCAAGGCAAGAACTAGTGAATACGAGCTCAGCATCTGAACGGAACTTACGAGAGCAACTCGATAATGTGGAGCAGCGGTTGGCCCTTGTCGATAGTGAGCTGAATAAAGTGATTGTCGAAAACGAAAAACGACTTTCAGAAATTACAGCGCAACTGATCCAAAACGAAGAGACTTTGGAATATCAAGAGGTGATCGCACCGATTAGTGGTACGGTCTTTGATCTCAAAGCTGGTGAAGGATTTGTTCCTCGCTCTGGTCAGGCTGAACCGCTCCTGAAAATTGTGCCGGATGACGAGCTGGTGGCAGAAGTTTTTGTCACCAATAGCGATATTGGTTTTGTGCGCCAACGGTTTGATGAAGAACTCGCTGGTGGAGACCCAGTCAAAGTTGATGTGCGGATTGATACCTATGCGTTTAACCAATATGGCGATATCGATGGCGAGATTTTAAGTATTGGTTCTGATGCCTTGCCGCCCGATCAAATTTATCCTTATTATCGCTTCCCCATTCGCATCGCACTGGATGAGCAAGATTTGTTGGGTCGCCCGCTTCAGTCAGGAATGTCGGTGAATGTTAATATCAAAATTCGTGAAGATCGCCGCGTTTACAGTGTCTTTACAGATTTGTTTGATCGCCGCGTTGATGACCTCAAGCGATCGCGCTAA
- a CDS encoding DUF3593 domain-containing protein, with product MFSKETLFAISLFPYLGFLWFLTRSGKTPKLALIGFYVLLVFVGITIPAGIYAKNQYGAELANIDWLHGSAESFLTLSNVMVVLGFSGAIAKLKASQSEQSDEDTSS from the coding sequence ATGTTTTCCAAAGAAACCTTATTTGCCATTTCGCTATTTCCCTATTTGGGGTTTCTCTGGTTTTTAACCCGCTCTGGCAAAACACCAAAGCTCGCGCTGATTGGATTTTATGTACTGCTAGTCTTCGTCGGGATCACCATCCCTGCGGGCATCTACGCCAAAAATCAGTATGGCGCAGAGCTAGCTAATATCGATTGGCTCCACGGTAGTGCAGAATCGTTTTTAACGTTATCGAATGTGATGGTGGTGCTGGGCTTTTCTGGGGCGATCGCCAAACTCAAAGCCTCACAATCTGAACAATCTGACGAAGACACATCCTCCTAA
- the prmA gene encoding 50S ribosomal protein L11 methyltransferase, translating to MSTNWWELQVLCEPSLEESIFWRLDDFGCRGMASEKKGKSFLIRAYSPQAEFDYLDLAALGLLLRQDSLMMGLPRPIVNWNMLDDEDWSSSWKSHWEPQDIGDRFLICPEWIEPPETDRIILKLDPGAAFGTGTHQTTQLCLEALEMRLGYKPETQVIADIGCGSGILSIGALLLGAQQTFGVDTDILAIDASESNRDLNGIDPDKMKVAKGSLDHLLTMYSEGFDGIVCNILAEIIIELIPQMSAIAKPTSWGILSGILIEQIKPIADTLEQHGWVIAALWKKDEWCCFNIRRAT from the coding sequence ATGTCAACAAACTGGTGGGAACTTCAAGTTTTATGTGAGCCTAGTTTGGAGGAAAGTATCTTTTGGCGACTGGATGATTTTGGTTGTCGAGGGATGGCCTCCGAAAAAAAAGGTAAATCTTTTCTCATCCGTGCTTATAGCCCTCAAGCAGAATTTGACTATTTAGATTTGGCGGCCTTGGGTTTACTGCTCCGCCAAGATTCTTTGATGATGGGTTTGCCTCGTCCCATCGTAAATTGGAATATGCTCGATGATGAGGATTGGTCGAGCAGCTGGAAAAGCCATTGGGAACCGCAAGATATTGGCGATCGCTTCCTGATTTGTCCAGAGTGGATTGAGCCACCGGAAACAGACCGTATTATCCTCAAGCTTGATCCTGGTGCTGCTTTTGGCACAGGCACTCACCAAACGACTCAGCTTTGCCTAGAAGCACTGGAAATGCGATTGGGCTATAAGCCAGAAACCCAAGTGATTGCAGATATTGGCTGTGGGTCTGGCATTCTTTCGATTGGCGCTCTACTACTCGGTGCGCAGCAAACGTTTGGGGTGGATACGGATATTTTGGCGATTGATGCTTCAGAAAGTAATCGCGATTTGAATGGCATTGATCCCGATAAGATGAAGGTGGCAAAGGGCAGTTTAGATCATCTACTCACAATGTACAGCGAGGGGTTTGATGGCATTGTCTGTAATATTTTGGCTGAAATTATTATTGAGCTGATTCCTCAAATGTCGGCGATCGCCAAGCCCACGAGTTGGGGAATTCTTAGCGGCATTTTAATTGAGCAAATCAAACCCATCGCCGATACCCTCGAACAACATGGCTGGGTAATTGCGGCTTTGTGGAAAAAAGATGAATGGTGTTGCTTTAATATTCGTCGCGCCACCTAA
- the serA gene encoding phosphoglycerate dehydrogenase: MAKVLVSDSIDQAGIEILSQVAQVDVKVGLPIEELIGIIPEYDALMIRSGTKVTKEVIEAAKNLKIVGRAGVGVDNVDIPAATRQGVIVVNSPEGNTIAAAEHALAMMLSLSRHIPSANQSVKAKEWNRKKFIGAEVYKKTLGVVGLGKIGAHVATVGKAMGMKLLAYDPFISEERAGQIGCQLVDLDYLFREADYITLHVPKTPETTHLIGEESIAKMKSTTRIVNCSRGGVVDETAVAKAIREGRLAGAALDVFESEPLGESELRDLEEIVLTPHLGASTAEAQVNVAVDVAEQIRDVILGLPARSAVNIPGLNANVMEKLRPYLQLAETLGNMVGQLAGGRIEKLNVTLQGDLAEKEAKPLVVAALKGLLSPALRERVNYVNAEIEAKERGIRVIETRDESVRDYTGAIHLEATGADGENSVNGALLSDGEIRITNINGFPINVPPTGYMLFTLHRDVPGIIGKIGSLLGSFNVNIASMQVGRKIVRGDAVMVLSLDDPLPEGVLSEIMKVTGIRDAYTVKL; this comes from the coding sequence ATGGCTAAAGTTCTCGTCTCCGATTCCATCGATCAAGCGGGGATTGAAATACTCTCGCAGGTTGCACAAGTAGACGTCAAAGTTGGACTCCCCATCGAAGAACTCATCGGCATTATTCCCGAATACGATGCCCTGATGATCCGCTCTGGCACCAAGGTCACCAAAGAAGTGATTGAAGCCGCGAAAAACCTCAAAATCGTTGGACGTGCAGGCGTCGGTGTAGATAACGTAGATATTCCCGCTGCAACCCGCCAAGGTGTCATCGTAGTAAATTCCCCTGAAGGCAATACTATTGCCGCCGCTGAGCATGCCTTAGCCATGATGCTATCCCTCTCTCGCCACATTCCGAGCGCGAATCAATCCGTTAAAGCAAAAGAGTGGAACCGCAAGAAATTCATTGGCGCAGAAGTTTATAAAAAAACCCTTGGCGTTGTTGGTCTCGGTAAAATCGGCGCTCACGTTGCCACTGTTGGTAAAGCAATGGGCATGAAGCTCCTTGCTTATGATCCCTTCATTTCCGAAGAGCGTGCAGGCCAAATCGGTTGTCAGCTTGTTGATCTCGATTATCTCTTTAGAGAAGCTGACTATATTACCTTGCACGTCCCTAAGACTCCTGAAACAACTCACCTCATCGGTGAAGAGTCCATAGCGAAGATGAAGTCCACGACACGCATTGTGAACTGCTCCCGTGGTGGTGTTGTTGACGAAACAGCTGTCGCTAAAGCAATTCGTGAGGGTCGTCTCGCTGGCGCTGCCCTCGATGTATTCGAATCAGAGCCTCTTGGTGAATCTGAACTGCGTGATTTAGAGGAAATTGTCCTCACACCTCACCTTGGTGCTTCTACTGCTGAAGCTCAAGTTAACGTTGCTGTTGATGTTGCTGAACAAATCCGTGACGTCATCCTAGGATTACCTGCGCGTTCCGCCGTGAATATTCCAGGTCTCAATGCCAATGTGATGGAAAAGCTCCGCCCTTATCTCCAGTTGGCGGAAACTCTCGGCAATATGGTTGGTCAATTGGCTGGTGGTCGTATCGAGAAGCTTAATGTCACCCTACAGGGAGATTTGGCTGAGAAAGAAGCTAAGCCACTCGTTGTCGCAGCTCTCAAGGGCTTACTTTCGCCTGCATTACGTGAGCGTGTCAACTACGTCAATGCTGAAATTGAAGCGAAAGAGCGGGGTATCCGTGTGATTGAAACCCGTGATGAATCAGTTCGTGATTATACTGGCGCAATTCATCTTGAAGCTACTGGTGCAGATGGTGAAAACTCTGTGAATGGAGCACTACTAAGTGATGGCGAAATTCGCATTACTAATATCAATGGTTTCCCAATTAATGTGCCTCCCACGGGCTATATGCTCTTTACATTGCACCGCGATGTACCGGGCATTATTGGTAAGATCGGTTCGCTATTGGGCAGTTTTAATGTCAACATTGCAAGTATGCAGGTAGGACGCAAAATTGTTCGAGGTGATGCTGTGATGGTTCTCAGTTTGGATGATCCTTTACCTGAAGGTGTTTTGAGCGAGATTATGAAAGTTACCGGAATCCGGGACGCTTACACCGTTAAGTTGTAA
- a CDS encoding ChaN family lipoprotein: protein MHCFFGLFLAFCLCWSPPVFAAEFTDSQTKILRALEQAPVIYLGEVHDYPEDHETEFELLKKLYINNQNLAVGFEMFQRPFQPYLSRYLADEITELELQELSEYDSRWGFDWEYYAPLLRFAKAHKIPLLALNTPSEITNKVAIEGLDSLERQDYRYIPAREDLDFSNEDYLAQIEESFRVHMENDYGNKAQNPDNFIAAQILWDETMAEAIADYLQAHQDQQFITFVGQAHIENNFGIPDRVARRIPDVNGLQKTVFLSSDNPVEDAEPADFVWNITTTE, encoded by the coding sequence ATGCATTGTTTTTTCGGTCTTTTTCTTGCCTTTTGTTTGTGTTGGAGTCCACCTGTTTTTGCCGCAGAATTCACTGACTCTCAAACCAAAATTTTGAGGGCTTTAGAGCAGGCTCCTGTGATTTACCTAGGTGAAGTTCATGACTACCCAGAGGATCATGAAACAGAGTTTGAGCTACTGAAGAAGTTATATATAAATAATCAAAATTTGGCTGTGGGTTTTGAGATGTTTCAGCGGCCTTTTCAGCCTTATTTGTCTCGCTATCTAGCGGACGAAATCACAGAATTAGAACTACAGGAATTAAGCGAATACGATAGCCGATGGGGATTTGACTGGGAATATTACGCACCGTTATTGCGGTTTGCAAAGGCTCACAAAATACCGTTATTGGCTCTCAATACACCCTCTGAAATCACCAATAAGGTTGCGATTGAAGGTCTGGATAGTTTAGAAAGGCAAGACTATCGCTACATTCCAGCGCGAGAAGATTTAGATTTCTCAAATGAAGATTATTTGGCGCAGATTGAGGAGAGCTTCCGGGTACATATGGAAAATGACTATGGCAACAAAGCTCAAAATCCAGATAATTTCATCGCAGCGCAAATTCTCTGGGATGAAACAATGGCTGAGGCGATCGCCGATTATCTTCAAGCTCACCAGGATCAGCAATTCATCACTTTTGTCGGTCAAGCCCACATTGAAAATAACTTTGGGATTCCTGACCGAGTTGCTCGCCGAATCCCCGATGTAAATGGTTTGCAGAAAACCGTTTTTCTCAGTTCAGATAATCCTGTCGAAGATGCTGAGCCCGCAGATTTTGTTTGGAATATAACGACAACAGAATAA